A section of the Mycobacteriales bacterium genome encodes:
- a CDS encoding C40 family peptidase: MLERFVAAGVAVTLAAGTATAVAGVADHAHTDRPRAATTAFSNPLPWLPSATPSASTGVASPAATAAPARSVRHGAPVVQPLTALHEADFLVIDNHQVTAADMQRIARVQGVQALDLVDYGRITVAGHPATAIGVGPSTFRAYTPKLTAQSDALWHSVAAGELTASFGMGNDAGLPLGQTVHVRGTRPMDLRIGAFASMLPGIDAVVARNESHGLGLPTSNAVVVSAPGADPLKVQSALRAAMGGSQVQLLRKVVVIRDAGSFLDRRQINTVLKAAYSRIGAPYVWGATGPAAFDCSGLVGWAYRQAGILLPRTSQQQWYAGPHVPLDSARPGDLLFWTYNPADPSDVDHVAIYAGDGKMIVAPHTGDFVRVRDVPLSHLAGVVRVDPAMAAQVGGPHF, encoded by the coding sequence TTGCTGGAGCGGTTCGTCGCTGCGGGGGTGGCCGTGACCTTGGCGGCCGGCACCGCAACGGCGGTGGCCGGCGTCGCCGATCACGCGCACACCGACCGTCCCCGGGCAGCGACCACAGCGTTCTCCAACCCGCTGCCGTGGCTGCCCTCGGCCACCCCGTCGGCCTCCACCGGCGTGGCGTCACCGGCGGCAACGGCCGCGCCCGCGCGGTCGGTCCGCCACGGCGCTCCCGTCGTACAACCGCTGACGGCGTTGCACGAGGCCGACTTCCTCGTCATCGACAACCACCAGGTGACCGCCGCCGACATGCAGCGGATCGCGCGGGTGCAGGGCGTGCAGGCGCTCGACCTGGTCGACTACGGACGCATCACGGTCGCGGGTCACCCGGCCACCGCGATCGGCGTGGGGCCGTCGACGTTCCGCGCCTACACCCCGAAGCTGACCGCGCAGTCCGACGCGCTGTGGCACAGCGTCGCCGCCGGCGAGCTGACCGCGTCGTTCGGCATGGGCAACGACGCCGGGCTGCCGCTCGGGCAGACCGTCCACGTGCGCGGCACCCGGCCCATGGACCTGCGCATCGGTGCCTTCGCCTCGATGCTGCCCGGCATCGACGCCGTCGTCGCCCGCAACGAGTCGCACGGTCTCGGCCTGCCGACCTCGAACGCCGTCGTGGTGAGCGCGCCGGGCGCCGACCCGCTGAAGGTCCAGAGCGCGCTGCGTGCGGCGATGGGCGGCAGCCAGGTGCAGCTGCTGCGCAAGGTCGTCGTCATCCGTGACGCCGGCTCGTTCCTCGACCGGCGCCAGATCAACACCGTGCTGAAGGCGGCCTACAGCCGCATCGGCGCGCCCTACGTCTGGGGCGCGACCGGCCCGGCGGCGTTCGACTGCTCGGGGCTGGTCGGCTGGGCGTACCGGCAGGCGGGCATCCTCCTGCCGCGCACGTCGCAGCAGCAGTGGTACGCCGGCCCGCACGTGCCGCTGGACAGTGCGCGACCGGGCGACCTGCTGTTCTGGACCTACAACCCGGCCGACCCGTCCGACGTCGACCACGTCGCGATCTACGCGGGCGACGGCAAGATGATCGTCGCGCCGCACACCGGCGACTTCGTGCGGGTGCGCGACGTGCCGCTGTCGCACCTCGCCGGAGTCGTCCGCGTCGATCCGGCCATGGCCGCACAGGTGGGCGGCCCGCACTTCTGA
- a CDS encoding glycoside hydrolase family 15 protein: MIAVLPSKSPTRLPPRQALVAHAIGVRRARSWQGSGVAQRIEDYALLGDTQTGALVGRDGSIDWLCFPRFDSAAVFAALLGTPDNGRWLLSPVGEVRTSRRRYRGESLVLETEMDTDEGTVRLVDFMPIRGEAPDVVRIVEGVRGRVPMRMELRLRLDYGHVIPWVRRLGDDLVAVAGPDALWLRTPVRTRGRDFTTVAEFTVGEGDRVPFVLTWQASHLPAPQPVDAFDSLDDTTSWWEEWIDRCSYDGEWTEAVHRSLVTLKGLTYAPTGGIVAAATTSLPEQLGGVRNWDYRYCWLRDATLTLTALLYTGHVEEARAWRSWLLRAVAGSPEDLQIMYGVAGERRLAEWTPEWLPGYEGSAPVRIGNAAVDQFQLDVYGEVMDALHLARQNGLEPEKSGWSLQRELMAFVEEHWREPDEGIWEVRGPRRQFTHSRVMAWVAADRSVRSMERFGLTGPLQKWRALRDEIHAEVMAKGFDSERQTFTMYYGSKELDAALLLLPSVGFLPADHPRMLGTVATVERELLSDGFVMRYTQPAQESPDGLPPGEGAFLACSFWLADNYAMQGRHDEARELFERLLDLRNDVGLLAEEWDPAAKRQVGNFPQAFSHVPLIETARTLSHDGGPAHPRRHD; this comes from the coding sequence ATGATCGCCGTCTTGCCGTCGAAGTCGCCCACGCGACTACCTCCTCGTCAGGCTCTCGTGGCGCACGCTATAGGTGTCCGCCGGGCAAGATCGTGGCAGGGTTCGGGCGTGGCTCAACGGATCGAGGACTACGCCCTGCTCGGCGACACGCAGACGGGGGCGCTGGTCGGGCGCGACGGCTCGATCGACTGGCTGTGCTTTCCCCGCTTCGACTCGGCCGCGGTGTTCGCGGCGCTGCTCGGCACGCCGGACAACGGCCGGTGGCTGCTCAGCCCGGTCGGCGAGGTCCGCACCAGCCGCCGGCGCTACCGGGGCGAGTCGCTGGTGCTCGAGACCGAGATGGACACCGACGAGGGCACCGTCCGGCTGGTCGACTTCATGCCGATCCGCGGCGAGGCGCCCGACGTCGTGCGCATCGTCGAGGGCGTGCGCGGCCGCGTGCCGATGCGGATGGAGCTGCGGCTGCGGCTCGACTACGGCCACGTGATCCCGTGGGTGCGCCGGCTCGGCGACGACCTCGTCGCCGTCGCCGGCCCCGATGCGCTCTGGCTGCGCACGCCGGTCCGCACGCGCGGCCGGGACTTCACGACGGTCGCGGAGTTCACCGTCGGCGAGGGCGACCGGGTGCCCTTCGTCCTCACCTGGCAGGCCTCCCACCTGCCCGCCCCCCAACCGGTCGACGCCTTCGACTCCCTCGACGACACCACGTCGTGGTGGGAGGAGTGGATCGACAGGTGCTCCTACGACGGCGAGTGGACCGAGGCGGTCCACCGCTCGCTCGTGACCCTCAAGGGGCTCACCTATGCGCCCACCGGCGGCATCGTCGCGGCCGCGACCACGTCCTTGCCGGAACAGCTCGGCGGCGTACGCAACTGGGACTACCGCTACTGCTGGCTGCGCGACGCGACGCTGACGTTGACGGCGCTGCTCTACACCGGTCACGTCGAGGAGGCGCGCGCCTGGCGGTCGTGGCTGCTGCGCGCGGTGGCCGGCAGCCCGGAGGACCTGCAGATCATGTACGGCGTCGCGGGCGAGCGCCGGCTCGCCGAGTGGACCCCCGAATGGCTGCCGGGCTACGAGGGCTCCGCACCGGTGCGCATCGGCAACGCGGCGGTCGACCAGTTCCAGCTCGACGTCTACGGCGAGGTCATGGACGCGCTGCACCTCGCCCGGCAGAACGGCCTCGAGCCGGAGAAGTCCGGCTGGTCGCTGCAGCGCGAGCTGATGGCCTTCGTCGAGGAGCACTGGCGGGAGCCCGACGAGGGCATCTGGGAGGTGCGCGGGCCGCGCCGGCAGTTCACCCACTCGCGGGTCATGGCGTGGGTGGCCGCCGACCGCAGCGTGCGGTCGATGGAGCGGTTCGGGCTCACGGGCCCGCTGCAGAAGTGGCGGGCGCTGCGCGACGAGATCCACGCCGAGGTGATGGCGAAGGGCTTCGACAGCGAGCGGCAGACCTTCACCATGTACTACGGCAGCAAGGAGCTCGACGCAGCACTGCTGCTGCTGCCCTCGGTGGGCTTCCTGCCGGCCGACCACCCCCGCATGCTCGGCACGGTCGCGACCGTGGAGCGTGAGCTGCTCTCCGACGGGTTCGTCATGCGCTACACGCAGCCGGCACAGGAGTCACCCGACGGCCTGCCGCCCGGCGAAGGAGCGTTCCTGGCGTGCAGCTTCTGGCTCGCGGACAACTACGCGATGCAAGGGCGGCACGACGAGGCCCGCGAGCTGTTCGAGCGACTGCTCGACCTGCGCAACGACGTCGGCCTGCTCGCCGAGGAGTGGGACCCGGCGGCCAAGCGCCAGGTCGGCAACTTCCCGCAGGCGTTCAGCCACGTGCCGCTGATCGAGACCGCCCGCACGCTGTCGCACGACGGCGGCCCGGCGCACCCGCGCCGCCACGACTGA